Genomic window (Cellulosilyticum lentocellum DSM 5427):
TAGCCTTCTGGATGAGGCATTCCAAAGTTTCTTGCCATATTTTCTTTAGAGGTATTGCCTTTGCCTTGAACAATCAAGGTCACAGTGTGCTCACCAATTTTTCCAATCCCACCTATAATAGCAGGATCATCTCTAAAGCTTCGATCACCATGACACTCTATAAAATCTGTAGTGATCATTTCTATATAAAAGTTACCTCTAGGTCTATCTAATTTCCTAGCTGATACTACTTTATCCCATGCTTTTTCTTCTGCTGGAAGCTTTTTGCGAAGTTTAGTAGCCAGCTTTTCAAGCCTTGCCATTTCGTCAATTATATCTGGGGTTTGCTCTAAAGTCTTCAGGTGTGTGATAGCACCCTCAATAGCTTCTAAGCGAATCACTATATCTTCCACTTTCACCCCTCCTTGCTATGCAATCTTAGGAGTTTTCCTAAAGTTGCTTTTAATTCTGTTCGTTCTACAATGCTATCAATTTGACCATGTTCTAAAAGAAATTCACTACGCTGAAAGCCTTCAGGAAGCTTTTGATTAATGGTTTGTTCAATTACTCGAGGTCCTGCAAAGCCAATAAGTGCTCCTGGCTCTGCTAAAATAATGTCACCTAAGGTGGCAAAGCTGGCTGTTACACCGCCAGTAGTTGGGTCAGTTAAAATACTAATATATAAAAGTCCATTGTCATCATGTTTTGCTAGTGCTGCACTTGTTTTAGCCATTTGCATAAGCGAAAAAATACCTTCTTGCATTCTAGCGCCACCTGATGCTGTAAAAATAATAATAGGTAAATGATTTTGGGTAGCATACTCAATGGCTCTAGTAATTTTCTCACCTACCACCGAACCCATACTTCCCATCATAAAACTTGAATCCATAATTGCAATAATCGTTTTTTGACCCTCTATTTCTGCTTCACCTGTAATAACGGCTTCATTTTGACCTGTTTTTTCTTGATAAGCTGTTAGCTTTTCTTCATAGCCTGGAAAATCTAAGGGATTACTACTAGTCATGTTAGTATCAAACTCATTAAAGCTTCCTTTATCCACAACCAAGCTGATTCTTGCCCTTGCTGATAGGGGATAATAGTAACCACACTGTGGACAAACGCCTAGGTGGCTTTTTAAATCAGCACGGTAAATGCTTTTTTTACATTTAGGACACTGAATATACATACCTTCTGGTACACTTGACTTTTTAGCTTTCTCGCCTATTGCCATAGCATACTTTGTTTTCTTTTTTATAAAACCATTAAGCTTCATCTACCACTCCTCCTAAAATTGTTTCTAGGTTGCGTTCGATAAATGAGGTATCAAATTTACCTTCTACGAAAGCTGCTTCATTTAAAAGTTGATATTGGAAGAACACATTGGTTTCTATGCCTTCAATCACTATTTCTCCTAAAGCTCTTTTCATAATAGCAATTGCTTCTTCTCTGGTATCACCAAATGTAATGACTTTGGCAAGCATTGAATCATAGGTTGGTGGTACCTTATAGCTTTCATAAAGTGCAGATTCAATGCGAACACCTCTACCGCCTGGAAGATAAAGTTCTTCTATAGTTCCAGCACAAGGCTTAAAGTTGAGTAATGGATTTTCTGCATTAATACGGCACTCAATAGCATGCCCTTTAATATGAATGTCTTTTTGCTTGACAGCAAGGGGCTCTTTAGCTGCTATCTTAATTTGGGCCTTGATTAAATCTATGCCTGTCACTATTTCTGTAATAGGGTGTTCTACTTGAATACGGGTATTCATTTCAATAAAGTAAAACTCACCACTGGCATCTACTATAAACTCTATCGTTCCTGCATTTTGGTAGTTAACAGCCTTAGCAGCAGTAACAGCAATTTCACCCATACGCTTTCTCATATCATTATTTAAGAAAGGTGAAGGTGCTTCCTCCATGACTTTTTGATGACGACGTTGGAGTGAACAGTCTCTTTCTCCTAAATGCACTACATTACCATAAGCATCACTTAAAATCTGAAATTCGATATGACGTGGATTTTGAATATACTTTTCAAGGTACATACTGCCATCACCAAAAGCATTTTCTGCTTCACTACTAGCAGATAAAAAAGCTTTTTCAAACTCTTCCTTCTTCCACACAATACGCATGCCACGGCCACCACCACCAGCAGCTGCTTTTAAAATGACAGGATAACCAATACGATCTGCAAGGCACATAGCTTCTTCTAAGTCGTCAATTTTACCTTCTGAACCTGGGACAACTGGTACACCTGCAGCAATCATCATTTCTCTTGCTTTGGCTTTATCTCCCATGAGGCGAATCATCTCACCTGTAGGTCCAATAAAGGTAATCCCACACTTCTCACAGATTTCTGCAAACTTAGCATTCTCTGATAAAAATCCAAAGCCCGGATGAAGTGCATCACAACCTGTTAAAACGGCTGCACTAATAATGTTTTCTATATTAAGGTAACTATTCTTAGGAAGAGGACTTCCTATACATACTGCTTCATCTGCTAGTTGTACATGGAGTGCTTCTTCATCAGCTGTTGAGTACACCGCTACAGTTGCAATACCCATTTCTTTACACGCCCTAATAATACGAACAGCAATTTCTCCTCTATTAGCAACAAGTACTTTTTCTATCATCCTCCTTCACCTCCTATTAGCCGATAGCAAAAATAAGTTCTGCTTCACATACCTTTTTACCTTCTACACTAGCAACTGCCTTACCTACACCCATAGGGCCTTTTTGCTTAATAATGGCGCACTCTAGCTTTAAGGTATCACCTGGTACTACTTTACCTCTAAATTTAGCATCTTTAATCCCACCAAAGTAAGCAATCTTACCTTTAAAGGCTTCCTGTGACAAAAGTGCAATAGCACCTACTTGAGCTAGTGCTTCTACTATTAAAACGCCTGGCATAACAGGCTCCTGTGGAAAATGTCCTTGAAAAAAAGGTTCATTAATGGTTACATTTTTATAGCCTACAGCTGCCCCGCCATCTTCCAGTAATTCTGCTTTATCAACCAGTAAAAAAGGATATCTATGGGGAATAATCTCCATAATCTGCTTTGTATTTAACATGGTTTACTCCTTCTCTATTTTAAAATAAAGAGAGGCTGGCCAAATTCCACCATAGACTCATTAGCTGCTAAAATCTCTACTACTTCGCCTTCTATCTCTGCCTCTACTTCATTCATTAGTTTCATAGCTTCAATCACACATACCACATCGCCCTTTTTCACTTTAGAACCAACTTCTACAAAAGGCTTTGCTTTAGGACTGCTAGCTGCATAGAAAGTTCCTACCATAGGTGATGTAATGGCCTTTGCTGGTACTTCTGCCGCAGGTGTCATCTTTGGTTCACTCATAACAACATCATTATTGTAAGCAGGACTTTGCACACTTGGTGCTAGGGGTGCTGTTTCTGTCATGACTGTTTGATAAATGGTTTGTTCTTTGCCTAGCTTTAGCTCAAAATCTTCGCATTTAAGAGAAAGCTTGGTAAGCTCTGCTTCACTAAAAGCTTTAATAAGTTCTTTTATTGTTTCGATTTCCATTTAAGCTTCCTCCCATTTCTTAAAGATTAAAGTGGCATTATGGCCACCAAAACCAAGAGAATTACTCATGGCATATTGGACTTTTTCATCTCTTCCCTCACCTGGCACATAATCAAGTGGGCAAGCTTCATCTCTCACCTGATAGTTAGCTGTCGGTGGGATAAAGTCTTCTTCTACTGCCTTAGCAATGGCAATGGCTTCAATGGCACCAGCTGCACCTAGGAGATGGCCTGTCATTGATTTAGTAGAGCTAACAGCTACTTTAGTAGCTTCACCAAATACACTTTGAATTGCCATAGTTTCATAAAGGTCATTGTACTGTGTACTTGTACCATGAGCATTAATATAATTCACAGCTTCTGAAGCAATACCTGCTTCTCTTAAAGCTTCTTCCATAGCCCTAGCCGCACCTACCCCTCCTGGAGCTGGTGTCGTAATATGATGTGCATCACCTGTTGCACCATAGCCAACCACTTCTGCTATAATAGAAGCGCCTCTTTTCTTTGCATGCTCTAAAGTTTCCATGACTAGTACACCTGCGCCTTCACCCATAACAAAACCACTACGTTCTTTATCAAAAGGAATAGATGCTCTCATAGGATCTTCACTCGTCGTTAATGCTGTTAAAGCATTAAACCCAGCAATCCCTAAAGGCGTAATACAAGCTTCACTGCCGCCTGCTAGCATCACCTCTTGAAAACCTTGTTTTAAATATCTGAAGGCTTCTCCAATAGAGTGTGTACCAGAAGCACAGGCTGTAACCACCGTAGAGCAAACACCTTTTGCACCTGTATGAATAGCTACATTACCTGCTGCCATATTGACAATTGCCATAGGTACAAATAAAGGAGATACTCTTTTTGCGCCTTTTTCATGAAGTTTAAGCGTCTCTTGTTCAATAACATCTAAGGCTCCAATACCACTTCCAATCATAACACCCACCTTATGGGCATCTTCCTCTTCCATATTGAGCTTTGCATTTTCAAGAGCTTGTTTGCTAGCATAAATAGCAAATTGAGAAAATCTAGCTAGTCTTCTTGCTTCTCTTTTATCGATGTATTTTTCTACTTCAAAGTCTGTTACTGTTCCTGCTACATGCACATTAGTGCCTTCAATTTGTAATTCTTCTGGAAGTACTTTAATACCACATTTTCCTTCCTTTAAGCTATTCCAATAAGTGTCTACGTCATTTCCTATCGGTGATACTACGCCCATTCCAGTAATAACAACTCTATTATTCATCTTCACTTCTCCTTCTCGTTATTACATGGCCATACCGCCATCTACTTTAATAACCTCTCCTGTAATATAGCTTGAAAGATCACTTGCTAAAAATACTGCCACATTGGCTATTTCTTCACTCACTCCAAAACATTTCATAGGAATACTTGTCATTACACTCTCTTTAACACGCTCTGGAAGTATATCTGTCATATCTGTTGTAATAAAACCTGGTGCAATTGCATTTACACGAATATTCTTACCAGCAAATTCTTTAGCTACTGATTTGGTAAATCCAATAACTCCCGCCTTGGAGGCTGCATAGTTGCTTTGTCCGGCATTACCATTGATGCCAACTACTGAAGTCATATTAATAATACTTCCACCTGTTTTCATCATGGCTTTAGCCCCATGCTTTGAACAATTGAAAACACCTTTTAAATTCACATCTAATACCTCTTGGAACTCTTTTTCAGTCATTCTAAGAAGTAACATATCCTTAGTAATACCTGCATTATTAACTAAAATATCTATTTTACCAAAAGCAGCTATGGTTCCTTCAATAAGTCCTTTGGCTTCTTCACTATTGGCTACATTAGCGCAAAGGGCAATAGCTTTTCCCCCTAATGCCTTAATTTCTGTTACAACTTGATCAGCTTCTTCTTTCCTTTTCTCACTACTATAGTTAATTACAACATTTGCACCTTGTTTCGCAAAGCACATAGCAATAGCTCTTCCTATGCCTCGAACACTTCCTGTAATCACCGCTACTTTATCTTTAAGCATTGCCTCTACCTACCTTTTCTAATACATTTCGTAAGGTATCACTATCCTCTACGTTTAAAATAGTGGCTTCTGGTGCCATCTTTTTAACTAAGTTACTTAGTGTACATTTAGGCCCCACCTCTATAAAGGTGTCAAAGCCTTGACTTACTAAATAATGAATACTTTCTCTAAAACGTACACCTTTAACGACTTGAAGAGGAATATTCTCTATAATCTCTTCTCTATTCATAGGCCCTGCACTCACATTACTGATTACCTCTACTTGTGGCTCCTTGAAATCAAGAGTTACAAGCTCTTTAGCTAACTTTTCTTTAGCTTCTTCCATAAGTGAACTATGAAAAGCGCCACTTACTTTAAGAGGTAACACACGTTTAGCGCCTGCTTCCTTTAATTTTAAGCTAGCTAGCTCTAATGCTTCTTTCACGCCTGCTATGGTTACTTGTCCTTCACAGTTATCATTAGCTACTTCCACTGGTAAATGACTCTCCTCGCTAATAGCCTCACAAACTGCTTTGATTTCTTCTATGCCAAGACCAATAACTGCTGACATGCCACCTGGATTTTTATTGGCTGCTTCTTCCATATAGGTTGCTCTTTTATCAACTAATGTTAAAGCTGTTTTAAAATCTAAAGCCCCACTGGCAGTAATAGCATCATATTCGCCAAGACTAAAACCAAGCATAGCATCTGCTTTCAACCCATTGGCTTCTAGTACTTTATAAATCGCATAGTTAGTTGTAAAAAGGGCAGCTTGGGTATAACGTGTTTGATTAATAAGTGCATGAGAATCAGTGAAGCATACTTCTCTAACGTCCCAATCTAGAACGCTAGCTGCTTCGTCAAATAATTGTTTTACAATAATATAAGAATCGTATAAGTCCTTGCCCATACCAACGTACTGTGCACCTTGGCCTGGAAATAATAGGGCTGCTTTCATTTTTACCACCTCCTATTTGTTTTTAATTTGGCTAACCATGGTTTCTAGCCCCTCTATTTTATCTGCTAATACTTGATTGAGCTCTAGTATTAATTCTTCTACCATCTCTTTAGCAGTTTGTTCTTTAGTAATCATCCCTGAGATTTGACCAGCAAGTACTGATCCTCTCATCACATCACCTTCTACAGCAGCCCTTCTTAAAGCACCTGTACCAAATTTGTCCAGTTCCTCAGGTGTTGCACCTGATTTTTCTAACTGAGCAAACTCTCTAGTCAGTTGATTACGAAGGCTTCTCACTGGATGTCCTGTTGAGCGACCTGTCACTACTGCATCGATATCTGATGCTTTAAGCACTCTTTGTTTGTAGCTGTCTGGAATATCACATTCTTTAGCGACTAAGAATCTGGTACCCATTTGCACACCTTGGGCTCCTAACATAAAGGCAGCTGCAATACCTCTACCATCTCCAATACCGCCAGCTGCAGTAACTGGAATATCAACTGCATCTACAACTTGTGGTACAAGGGCCATTGTACTTAGTTCACCAATATGGCCACCTGATTCACCACCTTCAGCGATGACGGCGTCAGCACCACACTTCTCCATACGTTTTGCAAGTGCTACAGAAGGTACTACTGGTATTACTTTAATGCCGGCACTTTTCCAAAGCTCCATATACTTACCTGGATTACCTGCTCCTGTTGTCACCATACTTACGCCTTCTTCTGCAACAACCTGAGCTACTTCATCTACATAAGGACTAAGAAGCATAATGTTAACACCAAAAGGTTTATTAGTTAAAGCTTTGCAAGCTCTGATTTCCGCGCGGAGCCAATCACTAGGAGCGTGCCCCGCTGCAATAATACCTAATCCCCCTGCCTCAGAAACTGCTGCGGCAATACTATGAGTAGCCACCCATGCCATTCCACCTTGAATAATGGGGTAGGAAATCCCCAGTAAATCACATATTGTTTTCATTACTGTTATCTCCTTATGGTTTATTGTTTATCTGTAATATAGGCCAGTGCATCTCCTACAGTTTGAATTTTTTCTAAGTCTTCGTTTTCAATACTAATACCAAATTCTTCTTCAATTCCCATTACCACTTCAAATAAATCTAATGAATCTGCTCCTAAATCTTCACGGAAAGTAGCTTCTGGTGTAACTTCACTTACCTCTACACTTAATTTGTCTGCGATAACTGCTTGTAATCTTTCTAACATATTGTATTCCTCCTAAAATGTTTTTTATTTATCCTAAAAGGCTAATAGCCTATGGATGCTATTTAATTCTTCATTTTTAATTTTTAATTTTTAATTTTTAATTGTTTTACTTACTCCACTCAAATAGCATAGTGCCCCAAGTAAGGCCTGCCCCAAAGCCTGAAGCAATGAGCTTATCCCCTGCTTTTAGCTTAGGACTTAGATCATATAAAGCCATAGGGATACTAGCTGCTGATGTATTACCATGTTCATCTAAATTCTTGAAAAATTTCTCCTTTGATATTTTAAGATGACTAGCTACGCGGTCCATAATACGTGAATTAGCTTGGTGTAAAATATACCAGTCAACATCATCTGCACTATAACTAGCTACACTTAAAACTTCTTCTATACTTCTAGGTACTGTTGTTGTGGCAAAGCTATACACGCCTTTGCCATCCATCTTAATGGCTGGTTTTACTTCTTCCCTTTCGTAAAAGGTATGGTCAAAGCCCGCTGTTTCTAAGGTAATTTGTTCAGCACCATCTGGTCTTGAACCTGTTACGATATGATAGATTTTATTATCCTCTGTTCCTTCATAAACGACGGCTCCTGCCCCATCTGCGAATAAAACACA
Coding sequences:
- the fabG gene encoding 3-oxoacyl-[acyl-carrier-protein] reductase; the encoded protein is MLKDKVAVITGSVRGIGRAIAMCFAKQGANVVINYSSEKRKEEADQVVTEIKALGGKAIALCANVANSEEAKGLIEGTIAAFGKIDILVNNAGITKDMLLLRMTEKEFQEVLDVNLKGVFNCSKHGAKAMMKTGGSIINMTSVVGINGNAGQSNYAASKAGVIGFTKSVAKEFAGKNIRVNAIAPGFITTDMTDILPERVKESVMTSIPMKCFGVSEEIANVAVFLASDLSSYITGEVIKVDGGMAM
- the fabZ gene encoding 3-hydroxyacyl-ACP dehydratase FabZ encodes the protein MLNTKQIMEIIPHRYPFLLVDKAELLEDGGAAVGYKNVTINEPFFQGHFPQEPVMPGVLIVEALAQVGAIALLSQEAFKGKIAYFGGIKDAKFRGKVVPGDTLKLECAIIKQKGPMGVGKAVASVEGKKVCEAELIFAIG
- the fabF gene encoding beta-ketoacyl-ACP synthase II, with amino-acid sequence MNNRVVITGMGVVSPIGNDVDTYWNSLKEGKCGIKVLPEELQIEGTNVHVAGTVTDFEVEKYIDKREARRLARFSQFAIYASKQALENAKLNMEEEDAHKVGVMIGSGIGALDVIEQETLKLHEKGAKRVSPLFVPMAIVNMAAGNVAIHTGAKGVCSTVVTACASGTHSIGEAFRYLKQGFQEVMLAGGSEACITPLGIAGFNALTALTTSEDPMRASIPFDKERSGFVMGEGAGVLVMETLEHAKKRGASIIAEVVGYGATGDAHHITTPAPGGVGAARAMEEALREAGIASEAVNYINAHGTSTQYNDLYETMAIQSVFGEATKVAVSSTKSMTGHLLGAAGAIEAIAIAKAVEEDFIPPTANYQVRDEACPLDYVPGEGRDEKVQYAMSNSLGFGGHNATLIFKKWEEA
- the fabD gene encoding ACP S-malonyltransferase codes for the protein MKAALLFPGQGAQYVGMGKDLYDSYIIVKQLFDEAASVLDWDVREVCFTDSHALINQTRYTQAALFTTNYAIYKVLEANGLKADAMLGFSLGEYDAITASGALDFKTALTLVDKRATYMEEAANKNPGGMSAVIGLGIEEIKAVCEAISEESHLPVEVANDNCEGQVTIAGVKEALELASLKLKEAGAKRVLPLKVSGAFHSSLMEEAKEKLAKELVTLDFKEPQVEVISNVSAGPMNREEIIENIPLQVVKGVRFRESIHYLVSQGFDTFIEVGPKCTLSNLVKKMAPEATILNVEDSDTLRNVLEKVGRGNA
- the accB gene encoding acetyl-CoA carboxylase biotin carboxyl carrier protein; the protein is MEIETIKELIKAFSEAELTKLSLKCEDFELKLGKEQTIYQTVMTETAPLAPSVQSPAYNNDVVMSEPKMTPAAEVPAKAITSPMVGTFYAASSPKAKPFVEVGSKVKKGDVVCVIEAMKLMNEVEAEIEGEVVEILAANESMVEFGQPLFILK
- the fabK gene encoding enoyl-[acyl-carrier-protein] reductase FabK, whose amino-acid sequence is MKTICDLLGISYPIIQGGMAWVATHSIAAAVSEAGGLGIIAAGHAPSDWLRAEIRACKALTNKPFGVNIMLLSPYVDEVAQVVAEEGVSMVTTGAGNPGKYMELWKSAGIKVIPVVPSVALAKRMEKCGADAVIAEGGESGGHIGELSTMALVPQVVDAVDIPVTAAGGIGDGRGIAAAFMLGAQGVQMGTRFLVAKECDIPDSYKQRVLKASDIDAVVTGRSTGHPVRSLRNQLTREFAQLEKSGATPEELDKFGTGALRRAAVEGDVMRGSVLAGQISGMITKEQTAKEMVEELILELNQVLADKIEGLETMVSQIKNK
- a CDS encoding beta-ketoacyl-ACP synthase III — protein: MIGMRIKGLGKAVPKRTVSNDELSQLVDTSDEWITSRTGIRSRHIATTETTTTLAIEAAREAVVTSELSKEAIDLVIVATVSPDTMMPSTACKVAEALGIEKATCFDVTAACSGFVYATQLADSLIKTGIAHNALVIGAEVLSKVVDWKDRGTCVLFADGAGAVVYEGTEDNKIYHIVTGSRPDGAEQITLETAGFDHTFYEREEVKPAIKMDGKGVYSFATTTVPRSIEEVLSVASYSADDVDWYILHQANSRIMDRVASHLKISKEKFFKNLDEHGNTSAASIPMALYDLSPKLKAGDKLIASGFGAGLTWGTMLFEWSK
- a CDS encoding acetyl-CoA carboxylase biotin carboxylase subunit produces the protein MIEKVLVANRGEIAVRIIRACKEMGIATVAVYSTADEEALHVQLADEAVCIGSPLPKNSYLNIENIISAAVLTGCDALHPGFGFLSENAKFAEICEKCGITFIGPTGEMIRLMGDKAKAREMMIAAGVPVVPGSEGKIDDLEEAMCLADRIGYPVILKAAAGGGGRGMRIVWKKEEFEKAFLSASSEAENAFGDGSMYLEKYIQNPRHIEFQILSDAYGNVVHLGERDCSLQRRHQKVMEEAPSPFLNNDMRKRMGEIAVTAAKAVNYQNAGTIEFIVDASGEFYFIEMNTRIQVEHPITEIVTGIDLIKAQIKIAAKEPLAVKQKDIHIKGHAIECRINAENPLLNFKPCAGTIEELYLPGGRGVRIESALYESYKVPPTYDSMLAKVITFGDTREEAIAIMKRALGEIVIEGIETNVFFQYQLLNEAAFVEGKFDTSFIERNLETILGGVVDEA
- the acpP gene encoding acyl carrier protein: MLERLQAVIADKLSVEVSEVTPEATFREDLGADSLDLFEVVMGIEEEFGISIENEDLEKIQTVGDALAYITDKQ